The Mycolicibacterium boenickei genome has a segment encoding these proteins:
- a CDS encoding cytosine permease, whose amino-acid sequence MDTASSALGEEYENEPVPVSARKSLFAVSAVWVGFPMIMTSAVFAGIVVYNLGFVTGMAAILVGDLILMGYVGTLSYLAGRSGKNFALTAADTFGTKGFRIVSAFLSALVIGWFAFQTGMVGSTLNLSMGWSAPWITLLAGVLFVALTFVGIRAISWIGVVASVLFIPLGVVAVVLAAGSAGLGSALSYGGGAGASAFSFGVAVTMVFACFADSGTMTADFTRWARNGKEGALAAFAAFPVAYFIAQLAGALVVALGAAAAPGTAGGDFLHVLVSAGGVLVPLAIVFVFVNLGSVCAHCLYNGAVGFGNITGKTMRQLTIVLGIVGTVAAVAGIWSYFATWLNILGVLVPPIGIVLILDQLVFAHRRVTAALAWKPFAAWAIGAGGALLTHFYAPQLSDAVVAMVVGGLAFTVLTYLPARASQPVLAGETA is encoded by the coding sequence ATGGATACAGCGTCATCCGCCCTCGGCGAGGAGTACGAGAACGAGCCCGTCCCGGTGTCCGCCCGCAAATCGCTTTTCGCGGTGTCGGCGGTGTGGGTCGGGTTCCCGATGATCATGACCTCGGCGGTGTTCGCCGGCATCGTGGTCTACAACCTCGGCTTCGTCACCGGGATGGCGGCGATCCTCGTCGGCGACCTGATCCTGATGGGCTATGTGGGCACGCTCAGTTACCTGGCCGGGCGCTCCGGCAAGAACTTCGCGCTCACTGCCGCGGACACCTTCGGCACCAAGGGTTTCCGCATCGTCTCCGCATTCCTGTCGGCGCTGGTGATCGGCTGGTTCGCGTTCCAGACCGGGATGGTGGGTTCGACGCTCAACCTGTCGATGGGCTGGAGCGCGCCGTGGATCACCTTGCTGGCCGGCGTGTTGTTCGTGGCGCTGACCTTCGTCGGGATCCGGGCGATCTCGTGGATCGGGGTGGTGGCCTCGGTGCTGTTCATCCCGCTCGGGGTGGTCGCCGTGGTGCTGGCCGCAGGCAGTGCCGGGCTCGGATCGGCCCTCAGCTATGGCGGCGGAGCCGGTGCGAGCGCGTTCAGCTTCGGCGTCGCCGTGACGATGGTGTTCGCATGCTTCGCCGATTCGGGCACCATGACAGCCGATTTCACGCGGTGGGCCCGCAACGGCAAGGAAGGTGCGCTGGCGGCGTTCGCCGCCTTCCCGGTCGCCTACTTCATCGCTCAGCTGGCCGGCGCGCTCGTGGTCGCACTCGGTGCCGCCGCCGCGCCTGGCACTGCCGGCGGCGATTTCCTGCATGTCCTGGTCAGCGCCGGGGGAGTCCTGGTGCCGCTGGCGATCGTGTTCGTCTTCGTCAACCTGGGCAGCGTATGTGCGCACTGCCTCTACAACGGGGCGGTCGGATTCGGCAATATCACCGGAAAGACCATGCGCCAGTTGACGATCGTGCTCGGCATCGTCGGTACCGTCGCCGCCGTCGCCGGCATCTGGTCGTACTTCGCGACCTGGTTGAACATCCTCGGGGTGCTGGTGCCCCCGATCGGCATCGTATTGATCCTCGACCAGCTGGTGTTCGCGCACCGGCGGGTCACCGCGGCACTGGCCTGGAAACCGTTCGCCGCGTGGGCAATCGGTGCAGGCGGAGCGCTGCTGACCCACTTCTACGCCCCTCAGCTGTCCGACGCGGTGGTGGCGATGGTGGTCGGCGGGCTGGCCTTCACCGTGCTGACGTACCTGCCGGCGCGCGCGTCGCAACCCGTCCTGGCGGGAGAGACCGCGTGA
- a CDS encoding ammonium transporter, which translates to MDTGTTAFMLCCIIGLTLMIPGLALFYGGMVSVKSSTNMMMMTFGAVALVGVLWVLFGFSMAFGTSYGDLGLLGSITEFAGMKNLVEPMTSVNGLPVSLFSLFQALFAAITVALISGAVADRMKFGAWMIFAGVWAVLVYFPVAHWVFAFDKTFSDDSVGGWIANKLHAIDFAGGTAVHINAGAAALAVAIVLGKSAMFGQLRKPHNVPLTLLGAGMLWAGWYAFNGGSALAAGNSAAIVMVTTFVATCAATLAWISVEKLKTGHVTGVGAASGAIAGLVAITPACGAVTPVGAIILGAIAGAVCILAVGLKEKLGYDDSLDVVGVHLVGGVIGTLLIGFLASEAMPSKVSGLFYGGGLDQLWKQAIAAGAVAAYSFAVAFAIAYVLKKTIGIRISAEEEEKGIDTAFHRDSAYELEFA; encoded by the coding sequence ATGGATACAGGAACCACGGCGTTCATGCTGTGTTGCATCATCGGCCTCACGCTGATGATCCCGGGACTTGCCCTGTTCTACGGCGGCATGGTCTCGGTCAAGAGCTCGACCAACATGATGATGATGACGTTCGGCGCGGTCGCCCTGGTGGGCGTGCTGTGGGTGTTGTTCGGATTCTCGATGGCGTTCGGGACGTCCTACGGCGACCTCGGACTGCTCGGCAGCATCACCGAGTTCGCCGGCATGAAGAATCTGGTCGAGCCCATGACCTCGGTCAACGGCCTGCCCGTCAGCTTGTTCTCCCTCTTCCAGGCGCTGTTCGCGGCCATCACCGTGGCACTGATCTCGGGAGCGGTCGCCGACCGGATGAAGTTCGGTGCCTGGATGATCTTCGCAGGCGTCTGGGCGGTCCTCGTGTACTTCCCTGTCGCACACTGGGTTTTCGCCTTTGACAAGACGTTCTCGGACGACTCCGTGGGCGGCTGGATCGCCAACAAGCTGCACGCCATCGACTTCGCCGGCGGCACCGCGGTGCACATCAACGCCGGCGCCGCAGCGCTGGCGGTGGCCATCGTGCTCGGCAAGTCGGCCATGTTCGGCCAGCTGCGCAAGCCGCACAACGTCCCGCTGACACTGCTGGGCGCAGGCATGCTGTGGGCCGGCTGGTACGCCTTCAACGGTGGATCCGCCCTGGCCGCGGGCAATTCCGCGGCGATCGTCATGGTGACCACCTTCGTCGCCACCTGCGCGGCCACCCTGGCCTGGATCTCGGTCGAGAAGCTCAAGACCGGCCACGTCACCGGCGTGGGCGCCGCGTCCGGGGCCATCGCGGGCCTGGTCGCCATCACCCCGGCCTGCGGCGCGGTCACTCCCGTCGGCGCCATCATCCTGGGTGCCATCGCGGGCGCGGTCTGCATCCTGGCCGTCGGCCTCAAGGAGAAGCTCGGTTATGACGACTCGCTGGACGTGGTGGGTGTCCACCTGGTCGGCGGCGTGATCGGCACTCTCCTGATCGGCTTCCTGGCCAGCGAGGCCATGCCGAGCAAGGTCAGCGGCCTGTTCTACGGCGGCGGACTCGACCAGCTGTGGAAGCAGGCGATCGCCGCGGGTGCGGTGGCCGCCTACTCGTTCGCGGTCGCATTCGCCATCGCCTACGTGCTCAAGAAGACCATCGGCATTCGGATCTCCGCCGAGGAAGAGGAGAAGGGTATCGACACCGCGTTCCACCGCGATTCGGCCTACGAGCTCGAATTCGCCTGA
- the glnT gene encoding type III glutamate--ammonia ligase — protein MPSDLATLAEQSGTKFILALFVDLRGKPCAKLVPVESVELLATEGVGFAGYAVGAMGQEPKDPDLIAIPDPASFTPIPFIKEGLALVHCDPHVGGAPWPYAPRVILKGLIQRAADAGFEPWVGAEVEYFLLRRNADGVLATADAADTAAQPCYDARGVTRMYEHLTAISTAMNTLGWSNYANDHEDGNGQFEQNFEFSDALTTADRVITLRYLLSMIAAERDMVATFMPKPFSDRTGSGLHLHLSLTSGGTPVFPAEADERGLGLSETAYAFIGGILDHACALQSVVAPTVNSYKRTGATSTASGASWAPRKPSYGGNDRTHYIRVPDSQRIELRGGDGSANPYLAIAAALGAGLDGVKRSLDPGAVGAQGRAALPPTLLHAVESLETDPIVTGVLDVAGEGVASYFAGVKREEFFAYHGTVTPWEIDQYLTAF, from the coding sequence ATGCCCTCCGATCTCGCCACCCTCGCCGAACAATCCGGCACCAAGTTCATCCTCGCGTTGTTCGTGGACCTGCGCGGAAAGCCCTGCGCCAAACTGGTTCCCGTCGAATCCGTCGAACTCCTGGCCACCGAGGGCGTCGGCTTCGCCGGCTACGCCGTCGGCGCCATGGGCCAGGAGCCCAAAGACCCCGACCTGATCGCGATCCCCGATCCGGCCTCGTTCACCCCGATACCGTTCATCAAGGAGGGCCTGGCCCTGGTGCACTGCGACCCCCATGTCGGGGGCGCACCGTGGCCGTATGCGCCGCGGGTGATCCTGAAGGGCCTGATCCAGCGCGCCGCCGACGCCGGGTTCGAGCCCTGGGTGGGCGCCGAGGTCGAGTATTTCCTATTGCGACGCAACGCCGATGGCGTTCTGGCCACCGCCGATGCGGCCGACACCGCCGCCCAGCCCTGTTACGACGCGCGCGGCGTCACCCGGATGTATGAGCACCTGACGGCGATCTCGACGGCGATGAACACCCTCGGCTGGTCCAACTACGCCAACGATCACGAGGACGGCAACGGCCAGTTCGAGCAGAACTTCGAGTTCTCCGACGCCCTGACCACGGCCGACCGGGTGATCACGCTGCGCTACCTGCTGTCGATGATCGCCGCCGAGCGCGACATGGTGGCCACCTTCATGCCCAAGCCGTTCAGCGACCGCACCGGCAGCGGCCTGCATCTGCACCTGTCACTGACCAGCGGCGGGACCCCGGTCTTCCCAGCCGAGGCAGACGAGCGGGGCCTCGGCCTGTCCGAGACCGCCTACGCGTTCATCGGCGGCATCCTCGACCACGCCTGCGCACTGCAGTCCGTCGTCGCCCCAACCGTCAACTCCTACAAGCGGACCGGGGCTACCTCGACCGCATCGGGCGCGTCATGGGCGCCACGCAAGCCCAGCTACGGCGGCAACGACCGCACCCACTACATCCGGGTGCCCGACAGTCAACGCATCGAGTTGCGTGGCGGCGACGGCTCGGCCAACCCGTATCTGGCGATCGCCGCGGCCCTGGGCGCCGGGCTCGACGGCGTCAAACGCAGCCTCGACCCGGGCGCGGTGGGCGCCCAGGGACGGGCGGCACTGCCGCCCACCCTGCTGCACGCGGTCGAATCACTGGAGACCGATCCGATCGTCACCGGCGTGCTCGACGTCGCCGGCGAGGGCGTCGCCTCCTACTTCGCCGGCGTCAAACGCGAGGAGTTCTTCGCCTACCACGGCACCGTCACGCCGTGGGAAATCGACCAGTACCTGACGGCCTTCTAG
- a CDS encoding class II glutamine amidotransferase domain-containing protein, with product MCGIVGLHLRTPELYPRLGELLAAMLGEMSDRGADSAGIAVYGDPEWSPYGQGCVSVTDVPEKPDLGPDVDVVQVDSTYLLSADMESEELLALVRAAYPTALISGFGPDLAVLKGVGHPRSLTEAWGLSKAQGWQGVGHTRMATESAVTPSGCHPYTVGPGQCLVHNGSFANHATIRRELRRAGVVFDSENDTEVGARFVAEQLAAGRDVATALKELCATFDGFYTLLVSDHDSFAVVRDAIACKPAVIAETADWVAMASEYRALAGLPGVEQARIWEPEPEVVYAWTR from the coding sequence ATGTGCGGGATCGTGGGACTACACCTGCGCACACCGGAGCTGTATCCGCGCCTCGGCGAGCTGCTCGCCGCCATGCTGGGCGAGATGTCGGATCGCGGCGCCGACTCGGCGGGCATCGCGGTCTACGGGGACCCCGAATGGTCGCCCTACGGGCAGGGTTGCGTCTCGGTCACCGATGTTCCCGAGAAGCCCGATCTGGGCCCGGATGTGGATGTGGTGCAGGTCGATTCGACCTACCTGCTGTCGGCAGACATGGAGTCCGAGGAGCTGCTGGCCCTCGTGCGCGCTGCCTACCCGACCGCGCTGATCTCCGGGTTCGGCCCCGATCTGGCGGTGCTCAAGGGGGTCGGCCATCCCCGCTCACTCACCGAGGCGTGGGGTCTTTCCAAGGCACAGGGCTGGCAGGGCGTCGGGCATACCCGGATGGCGACCGAGTCGGCGGTGACGCCGTCGGGCTGCCATCCCTACACCGTCGGCCCCGGACAATGCCTGGTACACAACGGATCTTTCGCCAACCACGCCACCATCCGCCGCGAACTGCGCCGGGCCGGGGTGGTGTTCGACAGCGAGAACGACACCGAGGTAGGCGCCCGGTTCGTCGCCGAACAGCTGGCCGCCGGCCGTGACGTAGCCACCGCGTTGAAGGAGCTCTGCGCCACCTTCGACGGCTTCTACACGCTGCTGGTCTCCGATCACGACTCGTTCGCGGTGGTCCGCGACGCCATCGCCTGCAAGCCCGCGGTGATCGCCGAAACCGCCGACTGGGTGGCGATGGCCAGCGAGTACCGCGCCCTCGCCGGGCTGCCCGGGGTCGAGCAGGCACGAATTTGGGAACCGGAACCGGAGGTGGTCTACGCATGGACCAGATAG
- a CDS encoding GltB/FmdC/FwdC-like GXGXG domain-containing protein, giving the protein MDQIAATLVGYDLRTTPLREVNAALHQPGVEGEYVIAHPDGAHNVAVGLNAPVRVTVEGHVGYYAAGMNQLAEVTINGNAGTGVAENMMSGTVRVTGNASQSAGATAHGGLLVIEGDAAARCGISMKGVDIVVGGNIGHMSAFMAQAGRLVVRGDAGEALGDSIYEARIYVRGEVASLGADCVAKPMRPEHHAELAELLSASGFSEDDTAGYTRYGSARNLYHFHVDNASAY; this is encoded by the coding sequence ATGGACCAGATAGCAGCCACGCTAGTCGGATATGACCTGCGCACAACGCCTTTGCGCGAGGTCAACGCCGCACTGCATCAGCCGGGCGTCGAAGGTGAGTACGTCATCGCCCACCCCGACGGCGCCCACAATGTGGCCGTCGGCCTCAACGCCCCGGTGCGGGTAACGGTCGAAGGCCACGTCGGTTACTACGCCGCCGGGATGAACCAGCTCGCCGAGGTCACCATCAACGGCAACGCCGGGACGGGCGTAGCCGAGAACATGATGAGCGGCACGGTGCGCGTCACCGGGAACGCCTCGCAGTCCGCGGGTGCCACCGCGCACGGCGGCCTGCTGGTCATCGAGGGAGATGCCGCTGCGCGCTGCGGCATCTCGATGAAGGGCGTGGACATCGTGGTGGGCGGCAACATCGGCCACATGAGCGCGTTCATGGCCCAGGCCGGCCGGCTCGTGGTGCGCGGCGACGCCGGAGAGGCGCTGGGCGACTCGATCTACGAGGCCCGCATCTACGTGCGCGGCGAGGTGGCCTCGCTGGGAGCCGACTGCGTCGCCAAACCGATGCGCCCCGAGCACCATGCCGAGCTCGCGGAGTTGTTGTCCGCCAGCGGCTTCAGCGAAGACGACACCGCGGGCTACACCCGCTACGGCTCGGCCCGAAACCTCTACCACTTCCACGTCGACAATGCGAGTGCCTACTGA
- a CDS encoding FMN-binding glutamate synthase family protein: MRESATFDRSTIADIQRAAETGIYDIRGWGAKRRLPHFDDLLFLGASMSRYPLEGYRERCGTDVILGSRHAKHPLHLDIPVTIAGMSFGALSGPAKEALGRGASEAGTSTTTGDGGMTPEERGQSKHLVYQYLPSRYGMNPDDLRKADAIEVVLGQGAKPGGGGMLLGQKISPRVAQMRTLPEGIDQRSACRHPDWTGPDDLTIKINELREITDWEKPIYVKVGATRTYYDVKLAVHAGADVVVVDGMQGGTAATQEVFIEHVGIPTLAAVPQAVQALQELGVHRQVQLIVSGGIRTGADVAKALALGADAVAIGTAALIALGDNHPRYAAEYEKLGSAAGFYDDFQDGRDPVGITTQDPELAARFDPIEGGRRLANYLRVLTMEAQTIARACGKAHVCHLEPEDLVAVTIEAAAMARVPLAGTNWIPGQ; the protein is encoded by the coding sequence ATGCGTGAATCCGCCACCTTCGATCGATCCACGATCGCCGACATCCAACGGGCCGCCGAGACCGGCATCTACGACATCCGCGGCTGGGGCGCCAAACGCCGCCTGCCCCACTTCGACGACCTGCTCTTCCTGGGCGCGTCGATGTCGCGCTACCCCCTGGAGGGCTACCGGGAACGCTGCGGCACCGACGTCATCCTTGGCAGTCGCCACGCCAAACACCCTCTGCACCTGGATATCCCGGTCACCATCGCGGGCATGAGCTTCGGTGCGCTGTCCGGGCCGGCCAAGGAGGCCCTGGGGCGCGGGGCCAGCGAGGCGGGCACGTCGACGACCACCGGCGACGGTGGCATGACCCCCGAGGAACGCGGGCAGAGCAAGCACCTGGTGTACCAGTACCTGCCGTCGCGCTACGGGATGAACCCCGACGACCTGCGCAAGGCCGATGCCATCGAGGTGGTGCTCGGCCAGGGCGCCAAACCCGGCGGCGGTGGAATGCTGTTGGGGCAGAAGATCTCCCCGCGAGTGGCCCAGATGCGCACGCTGCCCGAAGGCATCGACCAGCGCAGCGCATGCCGCCATCCGGACTGGACCGGCCCCGACGATCTGACCATCAAGATCAACGAGCTGCGGGAGATCACCGACTGGGAGAAGCCGATCTACGTCAAGGTCGGGGCCACCCGTACCTACTACGACGTGAAGCTGGCTGTGCATGCCGGGGCCGACGTGGTGGTGGTCGACGGGATGCAGGGCGGGACGGCGGCCACCCAGGAGGTGTTCATCGAACACGTGGGCATCCCGACCCTGGCGGCGGTGCCGCAGGCCGTGCAGGCGTTGCAGGAGCTCGGCGTCCACCGACAGGTGCAATTGATCGTGTCCGGTGGCATCCGCACCGGGGCCGACGTGGCCAAGGCCCTCGCGCTGGGTGCCGATGCCGTCGCGATCGGCACCGCCGCGCTGATCGCGCTGGGCGACAACCATCCCCGCTACGCCGCCGAGTACGAGAAGCTCGGCAGCGCAGCCGGTTTCTACGACGACTTCCAGGACGGCCGCGATCCGGTCGGCATCACCACCCAGGACCCGGAGCTGGCGGCCCGGTTCGATCCCATCGAGGGCGGCCGCCGGCTGGCCAACTATCTGCGAGTGCTGACCATGGAAGCCCAGACCATCGCCAGGGCCTGCGGTAAGGCCCACGTGTGTCACCTGGAGCCCGAAGATCTGGTGGCGGTCACCATCGAGGCGGCCGCGATGGCTCGGGTACCGCTGGCCGGCACGAACTGGATTCCGGGCCAGTGA
- a CDS encoding NAD(P)/FAD-dependent oxidoreductase has product MSATADVVIVGGGLEGAAAAWALSQRGVTDVTVLERNTVGAGMTGKSSGIVRCHYGVSSLAAMATVGLEVFENAEEYFGTDIGFRQPGYVVGVGAPNVDNLRKSLAAQREVGVQTEEIDAAEVAKMWPWADLEPFAAFGWEARGGYGDAYQTAQAFAVSARAAGVRIHQGATVTGLIVNGDRVTGVELVDGTRVTAGTVVVATGVWTRPFLAPYGVDVPIRVHREQIVTIKPGLDTGPVPVFSDLVSLQYIRPEPNGELLFGNSDLAELEPADPDNYLNRATDGFIDLTVDKVGTRFPGFPDAAITGSYAGCYDVTPDWNPVISTTGIDGLLLAAGFSGHGFKIAPAVGRLVADLVTEGHSRDPRIPESDFRLTRFAEDNLLTSRYPYVGAGEMR; this is encoded by the coding sequence GTGAGCGCCACCGCAGACGTCGTCATCGTCGGCGGCGGACTGGAGGGCGCGGCGGCCGCGTGGGCGTTGAGTCAGCGCGGCGTCACCGATGTGACTGTGCTGGAGCGCAATACCGTCGGCGCCGGGATGACCGGGAAATCCAGCGGGATCGTGCGCTGCCACTACGGGGTCAGCTCACTGGCCGCGATGGCCACCGTCGGCCTAGAGGTGTTCGAGAACGCCGAGGAGTACTTCGGCACCGACATCGGGTTCCGGCAGCCCGGCTATGTCGTCGGTGTCGGGGCACCCAACGTCGACAACCTGCGCAAGAGCCTGGCCGCCCAACGCGAGGTCGGGGTGCAGACCGAGGAGATCGACGCTGCCGAAGTGGCCAAGATGTGGCCGTGGGCCGATCTGGAACCGTTCGCGGCGTTCGGGTGGGAGGCCCGCGGCGGGTACGGCGACGCCTACCAGACCGCGCAGGCGTTCGCGGTGTCGGCCAGAGCCGCCGGGGTACGAATCCACCAGGGCGCCACCGTGACCGGGTTGATCGTCAACGGGGACCGAGTCACCGGTGTCGAGCTGGTCGACGGCACCCGGGTCACGGCAGGCACCGTCGTCGTCGCCACCGGTGTCTGGACCCGGCCGTTCCTGGCGCCCTACGGCGTCGACGTCCCGATCCGGGTGCACCGGGAACAGATCGTGACGATCAAACCCGGATTGGACACCGGCCCCGTACCGGTCTTCTCCGACCTGGTATCGCTGCAGTACATCCGGCCCGAGCCGAACGGCGAGCTGCTGTTCGGAAATTCCGATCTGGCCGAGTTGGAGCCCGCCGACCCGGACAACTACCTGAACCGGGCCACCGACGGCTTCATCGACCTGACCGTCGACAAGGTCGGCACTCGATTTCCCGGATTCCCCGACGCGGCGATCACCGGCAGCTACGCCGGCTGTTACGACGTCACCCCGGACTGGAATCCCGTGATCTCCACGACCGGAATCGACGGCCTGCTGCTGGCGGCCGGATTCAGCGGGCACGGGTTCAAGATCGCGCCGGCGGTCGGCAGGCTGGTCGCCGACCTGGTGACCGAGGGACACAGCCGCGACCCGCGGATCCCCGAGTCAGATTTCCGGCTCACCCGGTTCGCAGAGGACAATTTGCTCACAAGCCGGTATCCGTACGTCGGTGCCGGGGAGATGCGATAG
- a CDS encoding helix-turn-helix domain-containing protein yields the protein MSDLLRNAGTARDRDPHAPVEELEFEAAIGRNVRQLRQQHGLTVADMAARVGISKAMLSKIENAQTSCSLSTLALLAKGLDVPVTSLFRGADVERPAAFVKAGTGPEIVRNGTKQGHEYQLLSSLRGEHKRLECLHVTLTEKSQTYPLFQHPGTEFIYMLEGVMDYSHSRSVYRLQPGDSLQIDGEGAHGPVDLIELPIRFLSVIAFPDSQV from the coding sequence GTGAGCGACCTGCTCCGCAATGCCGGCACAGCCCGCGATCGCGATCCGCACGCGCCCGTCGAGGAACTGGAGTTCGAGGCAGCGATCGGGCGCAACGTCCGGCAACTGCGCCAGCAACATGGGCTCACCGTCGCCGACATGGCCGCGCGGGTGGGCATCTCCAAGGCGATGCTTTCCAAGATCGAGAACGCCCAGACCTCCTGCAGTCTGTCCACCCTCGCGCTGCTCGCCAAAGGCCTCGACGTTCCGGTGACCAGCCTGTTCCGCGGGGCCGACGTCGAACGTCCGGCGGCCTTCGTCAAGGCGGGCACCGGTCCGGAGATCGTGCGCAACGGCACCAAGCAGGGGCACGAATATCAGCTGCTCAGCTCGCTGCGCGGCGAGCACAAACGGCTGGAATGCCTGCATGTCACGCTGACCGAGAAGAGCCAGACGTACCCGCTGTTCCAGCATCCCGGCACCGAGTTCATCTACATGCTCGAGGGCGTCATGGACTACAGCCACAGCCGCTCGGTCTACCGGTTGCAGCCGGGCGACTCCTTGCAGATCGACGGGGAAGGCGCTCACGGACCGGTGGACCTGATCGAACTGCCGATCCGGTTCCTGTCGGTGATCGCCTTCCCCGATTCGCAGGTGTGA
- the leuA gene encoding 2-isopropylmalate synthase translates to MTTPDISVDAFSSVREIKTPAGTPNPGQPVWNTQRGSSMPVTRYRSFADEVPGGSPAFGTGVPFDRTWPDRVIDKAPMWCAVDLRDGNQALIDPMSPARKRRMFDLLVRMGYKEIEVGFPSASQTDYDFVREIIEDGAIPDDVTIQVLTQCRPELIERTFEACAGAPQAIVHFYNSTSILQRRVVFRADRDAVKKIATDGAQMCVEEAKKYPQTRWRFEYSPESYTGTELDYAVEVCNAVADIVKPTPEWPLIVNLPATVEMATPNVYADSIEWMSRHLTPRDSIILSLHPHNDRGTGVAAAELGYQAGADRIEGCLFGNGERTGNVCLVTLGLNMFSRGVDPQIDFSNIDEIRRTVEYCNQLPVHERHPYGGDLVYTAFSGSHQDAINKGLDAMKISADEADSDVDDILWQVPYLPIDPKDVGRTYEAVIRVNSQSGKGGVAYIMKADHGLSLPRRLQIEFSQAIQQITDGEGGEVSPKEIWDAFSEEYLAPITPLERIRQKVVASEIDGGTDTITAIVKIDGVEREIVGAGNGPLAAFVDALGAIGYDINVLDYSEHAMSSGEEAQAAAYVEASIGGRTVWGVGIATSITTASLRAVVSAVNRAARG, encoded by the coding sequence ATGACCACCCCCGACATCTCTGTAGATGCCTTCAGTTCGGTGCGCGAGATCAAGACGCCGGCAGGCACCCCCAACCCCGGACAGCCCGTGTGGAACACCCAGCGCGGCTCATCCATGCCGGTCACCCGCTATCGCAGCTTCGCCGACGAGGTTCCCGGCGGCAGCCCGGCCTTCGGCACCGGCGTCCCGTTCGACCGCACCTGGCCGGACCGCGTCATCGACAAGGCACCCATGTGGTGCGCCGTCGACCTGCGTGACGGCAACCAGGCCCTGATCGACCCCATGAGCCCCGCGCGCAAGCGCCGCATGTTCGACCTGCTGGTCCGGATGGGCTACAAGGAGATCGAGGTCGGCTTTCCCTCCGCCAGCCAGACCGACTACGACTTCGTCCGCGAGATCATCGAGGACGGCGCGATCCCCGACGACGTGACCATCCAGGTGCTGACCCAGTGCCGGCCCGAGCTGATCGAGCGCACCTTCGAGGCCTGTGCCGGCGCCCCGCAGGCGATCGTGCACTTCTACAACTCGACGTCGATCCTGCAGCGCCGCGTGGTGTTCCGCGCCGACCGCGACGCCGTCAAGAAGATCGCCACCGACGGCGCCCAGATGTGCGTCGAGGAGGCCAAGAAGTACCCGCAGACCCGCTGGCGCTTCGAGTACTCCCCCGAGTCCTACACGGGCACCGAGCTGGACTACGCCGTCGAGGTGTGCAACGCAGTCGCCGACATCGTCAAGCCCACCCCCGAGTGGCCGCTGATCGTCAACCTGCCCGCCACCGTCGAGATGGCCACCCCGAACGTGTACGCCGATTCGATCGAGTGGATGAGCCGGCACCTGACCCCGCGCGACTCGATCATCCTGAGCCTGCACCCGCACAACGACCGCGGAACCGGCGTTGCCGCAGCCGAATTGGGCTACCAGGCCGGCGCCGACCGGATCGAGGGCTGCCTGTTCGGCAACGGCGAGCGCACCGGCAATGTCTGCCTGGTCACCCTGGGCCTGAACATGTTCAGCCGCGGGGTCGATCCGCAGATCGACTTCTCCAACATCGACGAGATCCGGCGCACGGTCGAGTACTGCAACCAGCTGCCCGTGCACGAGCGTCACCCCTACGGCGGTGACCTGGTCTACACCGCGTTCTCCGGCAGCCACCAGGACGCCATCAACAAGGGCCTGGACGCCATGAAGATCTCGGCGGACGAGGCAGATTCCGACGTCGACGACATCCTGTGGCAGGTGCCGTACCTGCCGATCGATCCCAAGGACGTCGGCCGCACCTACGAGGCCGTGATCCGGGTCAACTCGCAGTCCGGCAAGGGCGGCGTGGCCTACATCATGAAGGCCGACCACGGCCTGTCGCTGCCGCGCCGGCTGCAGATCGAGTTCAGCCAGGCCATTCAGCAGATCACCGATGGCGAGGGCGGCGAGGTGTCGCCCAAGGAGATCTGGGACGCGTTCTCCGAGGAGTACCTGGCCCCGATCACCCCGCTGGAACGCATCCGCCAGAAGGTGGTGGCCTCCGAGATCGACGGCGGCACCGACACCATCACCGCCATCGTCAAGATCGACGGCGTCGAGCGCGAGATCGTCGGTGCAGGCAACGGCCCGCTGGCGGCCTTCGTCGATGCACTCGGCGCCATCGGCTACGACATCAATGTGCTGGACTACTCCGAGCACGCCATGTCCTCGGGTGAAGAGGCGCAGGC